The following coding sequences are from one Gossypium hirsutum isolate 1008001.06 chromosome A12, Gossypium_hirsutum_v2.1, whole genome shotgun sequence window:
- the LOC107933825 gene encoding S-adenosylmethionine carrier 1, chloroplastic/mitochondrial isoform X1, translating into MGPFTLAVDTKSSSLVSSDVSNRKIKNLQLQTKKCFASVSMEEEKPFDFLRILFEGIIAGGTAGVVVETALYPIDTIKTRLQAARGGGKIVLKGLYSGLAGNLAGVLPASAVFVGVYEPTKQKLLKLFPENLSAVAHLTAGAIGGIAASLIRVPTEVVKQRMQTGQFTSASNAVHVIASKEGFKGLYAGYGSFLLRDLPFDAIQFCIYEQIRIGYKATARRDLNDPENAIIGAFAGALTGAITTPLDVIKTRLMVQGSANQYKGIFDCVQTIIREEGPSALLKGIQPRVLWIGIGGSIFFGVLESTKRLLAERRPKPTQQSQHD; encoded by the exons ATGGGTCCATTTACACTGGCTGTTGACACCAAGAGCTCTTCTCTAGTATCTTCTG ATGTATCAAATAGGAAGATTAAAAACTTACAGCTGCAAACAAAGAAGTGCTTTGCATCAGTCAGCATGGAAGAGGAAAAGCCTTTTGATTTTCTTCGTATTTTATTTG AGGGAATCATAGCTGGAGGTACAGCTGGTGTTGTGGTTGAAACTGCTTTATACCCAATTGATACAATAAAGACACGGCTGCAGGCAG CTCGCGGTGGAGGTAAAATAGTTTTGAAGGGGCTTTATTCTGGATTAGCTGGTAATCTTGCTGGTGTCCTACC GGCTTCTGCTGTATTTGTAGGTGTGTATGAACCTACTAAGCAGAAACTATTGAAGCTTTTCCCAGAAAATCTTAGTGCCGTTGCTCACTTG ACTGCAGGAGCCATAGGAGGAATTGCCGCTTCACTTATTCGTGTTCCAACTGAG GTTGTAAAGCAAAGGATGCAGACTGGGCAGTTTACTTCTGCGTCTAATGCTGTTCATGTTATTGCATCAAAGGAGGGATTTAAGGGCCTCTATGCG GGTTATGGATCTTTTTTATTACGAGATTTGCCATTTGATGCCATTCAATTCTGCATCTACGAGCAAATTAGAATTGGTTACAAGGCAACG GCTCGAAGAGATTTAAATGATCCTGAGAATGCTATTATTGGTGCTTTTGCTG GTGCGTTGACTGGAGCAATAACAACTCCCCTGGATGTTATTAAAACGAGGTTAATGGTTCAG GGATCAGCAAACCAGTACAAGGGAATCTTTGATTGTGTTCAAACTATTATTAGGGAGGAAGGCCCCTCTGCTCTTCTTAAG GGCATTCAGCCAAGAGTGTTGTGGATCGGTATTGGCGGTTCAATCTTTTTTGGCGTCCTTGAAAGCACGAAACGACTACTTGCAGAGAGGCGTCCCAAACCCACTCAGCAATCACAACATGATTAA
- the LOC107933825 gene encoding S-adenosylmethionine carrier 1, chloroplastic/mitochondrial isoform X2 — MEEEKPFDFLRILFEGIIAGGTAGVVVETALYPIDTIKTRLQAARGGGKIVLKGLYSGLAGNLAGVLPASAVFVGVYEPTKQKLLKLFPENLSAVAHLTAGAIGGIAASLIRVPTEVVKQRMQTGQFTSASNAVHVIASKEGFKGLYAGYGSFLLRDLPFDAIQFCIYEQIRIGYKATARRDLNDPENAIIGAFAGALTGAITTPLDVIKTRLMVQGSANQYKGIFDCVQTIIREEGPSALLKGIQPRVLWIGIGGSIFFGVLESTKRLLAERRPKPTQQSQHD; from the exons ATGGAAGAGGAAAAGCCTTTTGATTTTCTTCGTATTTTATTTG AGGGAATCATAGCTGGAGGTACAGCTGGTGTTGTGGTTGAAACTGCTTTATACCCAATTGATACAATAAAGACACGGCTGCAGGCAG CTCGCGGTGGAGGTAAAATAGTTTTGAAGGGGCTTTATTCTGGATTAGCTGGTAATCTTGCTGGTGTCCTACC GGCTTCTGCTGTATTTGTAGGTGTGTATGAACCTACTAAGCAGAAACTATTGAAGCTTTTCCCAGAAAATCTTAGTGCCGTTGCTCACTTG ACTGCAGGAGCCATAGGAGGAATTGCCGCTTCACTTATTCGTGTTCCAACTGAG GTTGTAAAGCAAAGGATGCAGACTGGGCAGTTTACTTCTGCGTCTAATGCTGTTCATGTTATTGCATCAAAGGAGGGATTTAAGGGCCTCTATGCG GGTTATGGATCTTTTTTATTACGAGATTTGCCATTTGATGCCATTCAATTCTGCATCTACGAGCAAATTAGAATTGGTTACAAGGCAACG GCTCGAAGAGATTTAAATGATCCTGAGAATGCTATTATTGGTGCTTTTGCTG GTGCGTTGACTGGAGCAATAACAACTCCCCTGGATGTTATTAAAACGAGGTTAATGGTTCAG GGATCAGCAAACCAGTACAAGGGAATCTTTGATTGTGTTCAAACTATTATTAGGGAGGAAGGCCCCTCTGCTCTTCTTAAG GGCATTCAGCCAAGAGTGTTGTGGATCGGTATTGGCGGTTCAATCTTTTTTGGCGTCCTTGAAAGCACGAAACGACTACTTGCAGAGAGGCGTCCCAAACCCACTCAGCAATCACAACATGATTAA